The following are encoded in a window of Rhizobium sp. WYJ-E13 genomic DNA:
- a CDS encoding nicotinate-nucleotide adenylyltransferase, giving the protein MPHSERGMIVGLFGGSFNPPHEGHALVAEIAIRRLGLDQLWWMVTPGNPLKSRNHLAPLSERIARSEAIATDPHIKVTAFEQSFGVSYTANTLARVKARNPHVHFIWIMGADSLENFHRWQKWQNIARTFPIAVIDRPGSTLSYLSSKMAKTFAFARIDEDDARILWKKPAPAWTFIHGPRSTLSSTAIRDSDLHKAAE; this is encoded by the coding sequence ATGCCGCACAGCGAACGCGGCATGATCGTCGGTCTATTCGGCGGCTCCTTCAATCCGCCGCATGAGGGCCATGCCCTTGTCGCCGAGATCGCCATCCGCCGCCTGGGGCTCGATCAGCTCTGGTGGATGGTGACACCGGGCAATCCGCTGAAGAGCCGCAACCATCTCGCACCGCTTTCGGAGCGCATCGCACGCAGTGAGGCGATCGCTACCGATCCGCATATCAAGGTCACAGCCTTCGAGCAGTCATTTGGCGTGAGTTATACGGCCAACACGCTCGCCCGCGTGAAGGCACGCAATCCGCATGTGCATTTTATCTGGATCATGGGCGCCGACAGCCTGGAGAATTTCCATCGCTGGCAGAAATGGCAGAATATCGCGCGCACCTTCCCGATCGCCGTTATCGACCGGCCGGGCTCGACGCTCTCCTACCTTTCGTCGAAAATGGCAAAAACCTTCGCCTTTGCCCGCATTGACGAAGACGATGCCCGCATTCTCTGGAAGAAGCCGGCGCCCGCCTGGACCTTCATTCATGGCCCGCGCTCAACCTTGAGCTCGACCGCCATCCGCGACAGCGATCTGCACAAGGCCGCGGAATAA